The following DNA comes from Candidatus Methanoperedens sp..
CCCGTGATTCCAAGGACTATGGTCATGCCTTCGAGTGAGTTTGAGGACTGGATTATTTGAGCACTCATCACTTTCTTTTACAGTGTAAAAAGATAAGAAGGTTTTGATTAAATTCCGCAAGACCAAAATACTAAAGCGACAATAATAAATCAATGATAACAATCGGCGTAATAACGCGAGGGAAATACGGTTTGCGTTTAATAGAAAATATCAAAAAAAATTCTGATTTCAAGGTCTCTTCCTTACAAATCCCTGAGTCACTTCCCGATTTTATAGAGGCTCCATCTGATTTTTTGGCTGACCTGAATCTTGATAAGAGCGTATTTTCAAATGACCTTGTCATAGCATATACCCTTCACCCCGACCTTACCCCGGAAATCGTGCGCCTCGCAGGAGAGAACGGTGCCCGGGCAGTAATTATCGCAGGCGGCGCGGCAAGGGCAGGCGGGTTATCCGAGCTTCAAAAGATTTCTGAAAAATATAATATGCATATCGAAATCCACGAAATCTGCTGTGATATAGAACAATGCGGTAATAATGTCATTGACGAATTCGCTTCATGTTTCGGAAGACCCAGGATCAGGAT
Coding sequences within:
- a CDS encoding DUF166 domain-containing protein; this encodes MITIGVITRGKYGLRLIENIKKNSDFKVSSLQIPESLPDFIEAPSDFLADLNLDKSVFSNDLVIAYTLHPDLTPEIVRLAGENGARAVIIAGGAARAGGLSELQKISEKYNMHIEIHEICCDIEQCGNNVIDEFASCFGRPRIRITTKGGIISNVEVLRGAPCGSTWHMAKGLVGASIKGAPGKAGLLVQQYPCRALRGIKGGIHKAGELHKKAVEMAQEE